The following are encoded together in the candidate division KSB1 bacterium genome:
- a CDS encoding outer membrane protein assembly factor — translation MMETATPRNLAKQLLFLLLMVLGLLIILGLLLAPQAGAAEHRAQPDTTVFAVGDTSTCDEHLVQQAMRDYLPGREAEAIRRFGDFELAATDSLTGDVVVAGGDVVIAGKLQGTLLVVCGNITLTSTAQVTGDVVAVAGRVKRFAGSRIDGDQIEASPPAQRESKRERLREWNRRHRRFTTSVDMELRYTRVDGLYLGGLLPRKYYGAANVGMFGSAGYGFKARRWQYQAGLELYYGRDFRSILGGEVHDRTDSEDEWIIPAEENTLAALLIKEDFRDYYRRRGFNLYARQHFGEDIKLTAGYRRDDLLPLENRAVWSLFGGDKRFRPNPAIVPGRLVSYFSEFNWDGRDHQRAPRRGWFVQLMTEFSRPSLDSDYDFDRVILDLRSYLPTAYGRNLDLRLRAGSSRGELPAQFLFDLGGLSSLPGYRFKEFTGNRMLLANLEYRMNAGRSRLHDLPIVSELNLILFVDSGMTWFAGSGSSLADAFDDLTWNRLKTDVGVAITDNDGRVRLHFAKRTDRGYDDLVVTFRLNRNF, via the coding sequence ATGATGGAGACAGCTACCCCACGTAACCTGGCCAAACAGCTTCTCTTCCTCCTGCTGATGGTTTTGGGCTTGCTCATCATCCTCGGGCTGCTTCTTGCGCCACAAGCCGGCGCAGCGGAACACCGGGCGCAGCCTGACACCACGGTCTTTGCGGTGGGCGACACCAGCACCTGTGATGAACACCTGGTGCAACAGGCCATGCGCGACTATCTGCCGGGCCGAGAAGCGGAAGCGATACGGCGTTTCGGTGATTTCGAACTTGCGGCAACCGACAGTCTCACCGGCGATGTGGTGGTGGCCGGCGGAGACGTGGTGATTGCCGGCAAATTGCAGGGGACGTTGTTGGTGGTCTGTGGCAACATCACTCTGACTTCAACTGCCCAGGTCACCGGCGACGTCGTGGCCGTGGCAGGCCGGGTGAAGCGCTTTGCGGGCAGCCGCATCGACGGCGATCAGATCGAAGCTTCACCACCGGCGCAGCGCGAGAGCAAGCGCGAAAGGTTGCGCGAATGGAACCGTCGCCACCGCCGCTTCACCACCTCCGTTGACATGGAATTGCGCTACACGCGCGTCGATGGCCTTTATCTCGGCGGTTTGCTGCCGCGCAAGTATTACGGCGCGGCCAACGTCGGCATGTTCGGCTCCGCCGGCTATGGCTTCAAGGCCAGACGCTGGCAATATCAGGCCGGCCTCGAGTTGTATTATGGCCGTGACTTTCGCTCCATTCTGGGCGGCGAGGTTCATGATCGCACCGACAGTGAAGATGAGTGGATCATTCCCGCTGAGGAGAACACCCTCGCCGCCCTGCTGATCAAAGAGGATTTTCGCGATTACTATCGCCGCCGCGGCTTCAACCTGTACGCCCGCCAGCATTTCGGCGAAGATATCAAACTCACTGCCGGCTATCGCCGCGATGATTTGCTCCCTCTGGAGAATCGCGCGGTGTGGTCATTGTTCGGCGGCGACAAGCGATTCCGTCCGAATCCCGCCATCGTCCCGGGCAGGCTGGTAAGTTATTTCTCCGAGTTCAACTGGGATGGCCGGGATCATCAGCGCGCGCCGCGGCGTGGCTGGTTCGTGCAGTTGATGACAGAATTCAGCCGCCCCAGCCTCGACAGTGACTATGATTTTGACCGGGTGATCCTCGACCTCCGGAGCTACCTCCCGACCGCTTACGGCAGAAATCTCGATCTGCGGCTGCGCGCCGGCTCCAGTCGCGGTGAGTTGCCGGCGCAGTTTCTTTTTGACCTCGGCGGACTTTCCAGCCTGCCGGGCTATCGTTTCAAGGAGTTCACCGGCAACCGCATGCTGCTGGCGAATCTCGAATACCGCATGAATGCCGGCCGCAGCCGGCTGCATGACCTGCCGATCGTGAGCGAATTGAACTTGATTCTGTTCGTCGATTCCGGCATGACCTGGTTTGCGGGGAGCGGCTCCTCTCTTGCCGATGCCTTTGATGACCTCACCTGGAACCGGCTCAAAACCGATGTGGGCGTGGCCATCACCGACAACGACGGCCGGGTGCGCTTGCATTTCGCCAAGCGCACGGACCGTGGTTATGATGATCTGGTCGTCACATTTCGATTGAATCGCAACTTCTGA
- a CDS encoding VanZ family protein, which translates to MVALMVCYLTAVPFHLDVSRPGVARRWARAELVPFHNAQGRRMSGTDTLGNLLLFLPLGFCWHGWRMASTRRPRLAATVLACALVSFTIESTQLLLSDRFTSVNDVMNNTYGAALGAALALRFYAPFAASLQSAWRYLRRRPGVLAGLALGLSFMLWRLAPFNFTPRLDNVWNNGLHWLHSVRHLARLQETWRTLDLREYWPLAGAENLLFGIVLGGMLHWCVCWYWPANPRSKWAIALITAGLLLLLNSFALLAKTNPPDLLPDLAFVLGMLLGSRIFRTAPPHTTAAVHRLRWWYVIFFLIVLGRPDYSEPALTHNGTTTGLLTELVASVHPHHLFRPDAQPLRLFIKLLLTSFPIAFWLSRQARERWKISLARRLVNGVLLGAALGLGLQLLRHLVMGGHAGLPAVIALMAGAAVGILLENWWERETSRRPAAATKDSCPAPGTP; encoded by the coding sequence GTGGTCGCGCTGATGGTGTGCTATCTCACCGCGGTTCCCTTTCACCTTGATGTCTCGCGGCCGGGCGTGGCCCGGCGCTGGGCACGCGCCGAATTGGTGCCCTTTCACAATGCCCAGGGCCGGCGCATGTCCGGCACGGACACGCTCGGCAATCTGCTTCTGTTTCTGCCGCTCGGCTTCTGTTGGCACGGCTGGCGCATGGCTTCGACCCGCCGGCCGCGCCTGGCGGCCACCGTTCTGGCCTGTGCGCTGGTGAGCTTCACGATCGAAAGCACGCAGCTCTTGCTCAGCGACCGCTTCACCTCGGTGAACGATGTCATGAATAACACGTACGGTGCGGCTTTGGGCGCGGCGCTGGCGCTGCGTTTTTATGCGCCATTCGCCGCCTCGCTGCAATCCGCCTGGCGTTATCTCCGGCGCCGGCCTGGTGTGCTGGCGGGTCTCGCACTGGGCCTGAGTTTCATGCTCTGGCGTCTCGCACCGTTCAACTTTACGCCGCGTCTCGACAACGTTTGGAACAACGGGCTGCATTGGCTGCATTCCGTGCGGCACCTCGCCCGCCTGCAGGAAACCTGGCGCACGCTCGACCTGCGCGAGTACTGGCCGCTGGCGGGGGCCGAGAATCTCCTTTTTGGAATCGTGCTGGGCGGCATGCTGCACTGGTGCGTGTGTTGGTACTGGCCGGCAAATCCCCGAAGCAAGTGGGCGATAGCTCTCATCACGGCCGGTTTGCTGTTGCTGCTCAACAGTTTTGCCCTGCTGGCGAAAACCAATCCTCCCGACCTTCTGCCGGATCTGGCCTTTGTCCTGGGCATGCTGCTCGGCAGCCGGATCTTTCGCACGGCACCGCCGCACACCACTGCGGCCGTCCACCGCCTGCGATGGTGGTACGTTATCTTCTTTCTTATCGTGCTTGGCCGGCCGGATTACAGCGAGCCGGCCCTCACGCACAATGGCACGACGACCGGGCTGCTGACAGAGCTGGTGGCCTCGGTTCATCCGCACCATCTCTTCCGGCCTGACGCACAACCGCTGCGCCTGTTCATCAAACTCCTCCTGACTTCTTTTCCCATTGCCTTTTGGCTGTCACGGCAGGCGCGTGAGCGTTGGAAAATTTCTCTTGCGCGCCGCCTCGTGAACGGCGTCCTGCTCGGTGCGGCGCTGGGGCTGGGGCTGCAACTCCTGCGGCATTTGGTGATGGGGGGCCATGCGGGCCTGCCGGCGGTGATCGCCCTGATGGCAGGCGCAGCCGTGGGCATTCTGCTGGAAAACTGGTGGGAACGAGAAACGTCGCGCCGGCCTGCGGCCGCAACAAAAGACTCTTGCCCGGCGCCCGGCACACCCTGA
- a CDS encoding enoyl-CoA hydratase/isomerase family protein: MDAYTLEQRDGIGILRLQAGGANALNERVLQALKTGLRQAEKLKLNGLVLTGYERFFCAGLDLIATYELNRKQMSRFLEDFDVAFKHLFSFPRPVVAAINGSATAGGCILALACDYRVMAADAGVIGLNEIRLGLPLPAVALEIARFSLPPERATYVLYSGKLFSPPEAVSAGLLHEVAPAENLLATAIARLHEFADHPGEACAPVKTALRSTALAQMTKNAGSMREAFLDAWFSHAARNAIDTVRRQLLDKKRN; the protein is encoded by the coding sequence ATGGATGCCTATACTTTGGAGCAACGCGATGGCATTGGAATCCTACGGCTGCAGGCCGGCGGTGCCAACGCGTTGAATGAGCGTGTGCTGCAGGCGTTGAAAACCGGCCTGCGCCAGGCCGAGAAGCTCAAACTCAACGGCCTGGTGCTCACCGGCTACGAACGTTTTTTCTGTGCCGGGCTGGATTTGATTGCCACCTATGAGCTGAACCGCAAACAGATGAGCCGGTTTTTGGAGGATTTCGACGTGGCCTTCAAGCATCTGTTCAGCTTTCCGCGGCCGGTGGTGGCCGCCATCAACGGCTCGGCCACGGCGGGCGGTTGCATCCTGGCGCTGGCCTGCGATTATCGCGTGATGGCGGCGGATGCCGGCGTCATCGGGCTGAACGAAATCCGGCTGGGGCTGCCGCTGCCGGCGGTGGCGCTGGAAATTGCGCGCTTCAGTTTGCCGCCGGAGAGGGCGACGTATGTGCTGTACAGCGGCAAACTGTTTTCCCCTCCGGAAGCCGTGTCGGCCGGCTTGCTGCATGAAGTGGCGCCAGCGGAGAATCTGCTCGCCACCGCGATCGCGCGATTGCATGAGTTTGCGGATCATCCCGGCGAAGCATGCGCGCCGGTCAAGACGGCCTTGCGCAGCACGGCCCTGGCTCAAATGACCAAAAATGCCGGCTCGATGCGCGAAGCCTTTTTGGATGCCTGGTTCAGTCATGCCGCACGCAACGCGATTGACACGGTGCGCCGGCAGTTGCTTGACAAGAAGCGCAATTGA
- a CDS encoding tetratricopeptide repeat protein — translation MKKNGCGLMKWGALVLIIPGMIFAQSMEKTSAKLYIQQKEWDKAIEWLQKALAKNATDPQTHFLLGQVYAEKGRLLDMAREFEEGKKLDTKNKMKKEKKQMEDMIRHFSAKSYNEGVEAYKQQDYSTAAERFLLATQLDPAYVDAHRNLSVAYQLVEQDIRREDPCSDCSAPGYTWDTQIFKCLDSATGQPARLCCCSKEALPDLRHRVVTTLETVIGLQPDSLIHTLVLADYFNSHDDHARSATLFEQALQKHPGNPKILARLADTYNIMGRAEEAFKMYDQALAADPDNKDLLYNYGQLFLTRNDYSHAVEQFRRLVELQNDDFGANFYLGVAYLKIAEEADKRARELQDEAASKRKKPNQAVIDSLKTVEKNNSLSAVPYLERATQLEGGNQPAVWTNLGIAYTRSGTTDKAKEAFDKAEALEKND, via the coding sequence ATGAAAAAAAACGGGTGTGGTTTGATGAAATGGGGTGCTTTGGTGTTGATCATACCGGGCATGATTTTCGCCCAAAGTATGGAAAAGACCTCGGCCAAGCTTTACATTCAACAGAAGGAGTGGGACAAGGCGATTGAATGGTTGCAGAAGGCGCTGGCGAAGAATGCGACGGATCCCCAGACACACTTTCTCCTCGGCCAGGTCTATGCGGAGAAAGGCCGCCTGCTGGACATGGCGCGGGAATTCGAGGAGGGCAAAAAGCTCGACACCAAGAACAAGATGAAAAAAGAAAAGAAACAAATGGAGGACATGATCCGCCATTTCTCCGCCAAGAGCTACAATGAAGGGGTCGAAGCTTACAAACAGCAGGACTACAGCACAGCAGCGGAGCGCTTCTTGCTCGCGACCCAGCTCGATCCCGCCTACGTCGATGCCCACCGCAATCTCTCCGTCGCCTATCAACTGGTCGAGCAGGACATTCGGAGGGAAGATCCCTGCAGCGATTGCAGCGCCCCCGGCTACACCTGGGATACGCAAATTTTCAAGTGCCTCGACAGCGCCACCGGCCAGCCCGCCAGGCTGTGCTGCTGCAGCAAAGAGGCGCTGCCCGATCTGCGCCACCGCGTCGTCACCACACTGGAAACCGTCATCGGGCTCCAACCGGACTCGCTGATTCACACGCTGGTGCTGGCCGATTATTTCAACTCCCACGATGACCATGCGCGCAGTGCCACTCTCTTCGAGCAGGCCCTGCAGAAGCATCCGGGCAACCCCAAAATCCTGGCGCGCCTGGCCGACACCTACAACATCATGGGCAGGGCGGAGGAAGCCTTCAAAATGTATGATCAGGCGCTTGCCGCTGATCCCGACAACAAGGACCTGCTTTACAATTATGGCCAGCTCTTCCTGACTCGCAATGATTACTCCCACGCCGTCGAACAATTTCGCCGGCTGGTCGAACTGCAGAATGATGATTTCGGTGCCAATTTCTATCTCGGCGTGGCCTATCTGAAAATCGCGGAGGAAGCGGACAAACGCGCGCGGGAGCTGCAGGACGAGGCCGCCAGCAAGAGGAAGAAACCCAACCAGGCGGTGATTGACTCGCTGAAAACGGTGGAGAAGAACAACTCCCTGAGCGCGGTGCCCTATCTCGAACGCGCCACTCAACTCGAAGGCGGCAATCAACCCGCAGTGTGGACCAACCTGGGCATCGCCTACACCCGCTCGGGCACCACCGACAAGGCCAAAGAGGCCTTTGACAAGGCAGAGGCACTCGAGAAAAACGACTGA
- a CDS encoding CehA/McbA family metallohydrolase — protein sequence MARQHPASLLTLPPTRFFLFPLLLLTATYFLERPLRRPEPARRVPVTTNALAEYPDLVCDATGTLWIAWQQMQDQEEQIMVRSYRHGAWADSLVLDRAPLACKPRLAAGPDGTLWVSWARAAAGGLALIVTPIVNGRAGPQEIVAGGPSANWQHDMVCDPVGRLWLAWERMRHDTAQVMFSVRENGRWSPPQPVFVAPHRQMRPALAAGRNNEIWCAWDGYLGNYNYDIFLRRLDRASQVWNLTHSATLEQCPAVSVDAGNRLWLAWHSNADDAGQPDLPRWLVLRQWDGKTLRAPAAAMPDRDLTATGTLQSWESPELLANRRGALWLFGRPSQEFSAQIFLGDRWSRRTNFALPGWGGRGEFVRAAEAQDGTIWTVRRDLALIELCAFPALAEAATRPKLQPAPERAVLASPVAAAAAGKWQMSGEARAFLDAPADERLVFGDLHQHSNLSDGMGTVDDCYTRSRDFYKWDFAALTDHEWFVRNRILPSEWEYMARITAGFHTPPDFVTLHAYEWTAARWPNGPGHKNVYFRDEAQPILSLADSSANLTTRLFAQLREAGALAVPHHIGWTGIDWPQHDPQVQALVEIVSVHGAFEYSGNEPITHRGGIPGMFMQDGLARGLRFGVLGASDGHGLIWHHGIGRKRDPWLHGLAGVWIKGGLTRQSLLEALQARRVYATSGVRILLHFSADGHAQGSEYETGRPPRLAVRVVGTAKIRYVYLLRDNQVIHRHGGDFGVGDMVRFEFKDEQAAIGTHWYYVRVVQQDGEMAWSSPIWITRGE from the coding sequence GTGGCAAGACAGCACCCGGCCTCTCTTCTCACGTTGCCACCCACGCGCTTTTTCCTCTTCCCGTTGCTGTTGCTCACTGCGACCTACTTTCTCGAAAGACCTTTGCGCCGGCCGGAACCGGCGCGGCGGGTGCCGGTTACCACCAATGCGCTCGCCGAGTATCCCGATCTTGTCTGTGATGCCACCGGCACGTTGTGGATCGCCTGGCAACAAATGCAGGATCAGGAGGAGCAAATCATGGTGAGAAGCTATCGCCACGGCGCCTGGGCCGACTCCCTTGTGCTGGATCGCGCCCCTCTCGCCTGCAAACCGCGTCTGGCAGCCGGCCCCGATGGCACGTTGTGGGTCAGTTGGGCGCGCGCCGCGGCCGGTGGTCTCGCACTCATCGTGACGCCCATCGTCAACGGCCGGGCCGGCCCGCAGGAAATCGTTGCGGGTGGACCTTCCGCCAACTGGCAGCATGACATGGTTTGTGATCCTGTCGGCCGTTTGTGGCTGGCCTGGGAACGCATGCGGCATGATACCGCACAAGTGATGTTCAGTGTGCGTGAAAACGGCCGGTGGTCACCGCCACAACCGGTGTTCGTTGCGCCGCACCGGCAAATGCGGCCGGCACTGGCGGCAGGCCGCAACAACGAGATTTGGTGCGCGTGGGATGGCTATCTCGGCAACTACAACTACGACATTTTTCTGAGAAGATTGGATCGCGCCTCACAGGTTTGGAATCTCACCCATTCCGCCACGCTGGAGCAATGCCCGGCGGTGAGTGTGGATGCCGGCAATCGTCTGTGGCTCGCCTGGCACAGCAACGCCGATGACGCCGGCCAACCCGATCTTCCGCGCTGGCTGGTGCTGCGGCAATGGGACGGCAAGACGCTGCGCGCCCCGGCGGCTGCCATGCCTGATCGCGATCTCACCGCCACCGGCACGCTGCAAAGCTGGGAATCCCCCGAGTTGCTGGCGAACCGGCGCGGCGCTTTGTGGCTGTTCGGCCGTCCCAGTCAGGAGTTCAGTGCACAAATTTTTCTCGGTGATCGCTGGAGCCGCCGCACCAACTTTGCGCTGCCCGGTTGGGGCGGCCGCGGGGAATTCGTGCGCGCGGCCGAAGCGCAAGACGGCACCATTTGGACGGTGCGCCGTGATCTGGCATTAATCGAGCTGTGCGCCTTTCCCGCGCTTGCCGAAGCCGCAACCCGGCCGAAGTTGCAACCCGCGCCGGAGCGGGCGGTGCTTGCCTCGCCTGTCGCCGCCGCTGCCGCCGGGAAGTGGCAAATGAGCGGCGAAGCACGCGCATTTCTCGATGCCCCGGCAGACGAAAGGTTGGTGTTCGGCGATTTGCATCAACACTCCAACCTCTCCGATGGCATGGGCACGGTGGATGACTGCTACACCCGCAGCCGCGATTTCTACAAATGGGATTTCGCCGCACTCACTGATCATGAATGGTTCGTGCGCAACCGCATTCTGCCCTCGGAATGGGAATACATGGCCCGCATCACCGCTGGTTTCCACACGCCACCGGATTTCGTGACGCTGCATGCCTATGAATGGACTGCCGCTCGCTGGCCCAACGGACCCGGCCACAAAAACGTTTACTTCCGCGACGAGGCGCAGCCCATCCTCAGCCTGGCAGACTCCAGTGCCAATCTCACCACCAGGCTGTTTGCGCAATTGCGTGAAGCCGGCGCGCTGGCGGTGCCGCATCACATCGGCTGGACCGGCATCGACTGGCCGCAGCACGACCCGCAGGTGCAGGCGCTCGTGGAGATCGTGTCGGTGCACGGCGCCTTCGAATATTCCGGCAATGAACCCATCACCCATCGCGGCGGCATTCCCGGCATGTTCATGCAGGACGGTCTCGCGCGCGGCCTGCGTTTCGGCGTGCTGGGCGCCTCCGATGGTCACGGCCTGATCTGGCATCACGGCATCGGCCGCAAGCGCGATCCCTGGCTGCACGGTCTGGCCGGCGTGTGGATCAAGGGCGGGTTGACGCGGCAATCTCTGCTCGAAGCCCTGCAGGCGCGGCGGGTCTATGCCACCAGCGGTGTGCGTATTCTGCTGCATTTCAGTGCCGACGGCCACGCCCAGGGCAGCGAATATGAAACCGGAAGGCCGCCCCGCCTCGCTGTGCGTGTCGTCGGCACCGCGAAAATTCGCTACGTCTATCTTCTGCGCGATAATCAGGTGATTCACCGGCACGGCGGTGACTTTGGCGTGGGGGATATGGTGCGTTTTGAATTCAAAGATGAGCAGGCGGCCATCGGCACGCATTGGTACTATGTGCGGGTGGTGCAGCAGGATGGTGAAATGGCGTGGTCCAGTCCGATTTGGATCACTCGCGGGGAGTAA
- a CDS encoding serine hydrolase: MSFLNHRYCETMTAGAAAWPRTGQQGVVAFSPALRRVLCGVALLWAGHLMAQAVPAKPARGLQQDSPSWVEQTLRRMSLREKLGQLFFYYLDADFKPESDPKLQNIERLVTQHHLGGLHLWRGEPYATAHLTNRLQALSKLPLLFTADLENGTARFGGTEFPPNMAIAATGDVKLAYEMGRHTAGEARALGIGLTFAPVVDINSNPGNPIINVRAFGEEAETVSRFAEAFLRGCRQGGLLATAKHFPGHGDTRQDSHLELALVAADSARLEQLELVPFRRAIAAGVDFIMTAHVNVRGFAMNPYAPATLSPEILTQLLRERLHFEGVIITDAMHMWAITRNYTAAFATVAALNAGVDVILAQEDVPAMIADLERRVRSGEIAEARIEQSVRRILLAKTRIGLHQQRRVEPAAVARWLQRPEAVQAAEQAAARSITLLKNEGGLLPLAPGQRMVVVNLWDEPRSFNHTPFLRELQRFVQPAAVLSLHPGSSVPEVARALAAVRQAQVQVLPVYATIGSWKGHIGLPRVMQPMIDSLLATGVPAAVISMGNPYVYPQVQQAAAYLVAYDDETRMSQAAARAVAGAAAIAGRLPITIPGFFARGAGLTLAARDHVPLVAPAAIAPTLQMAFPEEAGMTKTGLDSVRALMQQAVRDSVFPGAVLLVARHGKIALHEAFGTLGYGAFNRPTPLHAIYDLASLTKVVAMTTACMLLYERGRLQLDEKVQTYLPEFTGQDKDKITVRHLLTHSAGLVAFRLYYRDYRTPEEILNTILREPLEYPTASKTVYSDLSAILLGKIVERLSGKTLDAFCRDEIFRPLGMHDTGYLPPAEWLPRLAPTEFDTWTEGRKGSWVHGVVHDENAYRLGGVSGHAGLFSSARDLAVFLQMLLNGGSYGETKLLEAQTIAQFTARQEVVPGSSRALGWDTADGQNSAGTLMRHKAYGHTGFTGTSLWTDPERGLIVVLLSNRVHPTRENRRILSFRPQLHDAVVRAILP, encoded by the coding sequence ATGTCATTCTTGAACCATCGTTATTGCGAAACAATGACGGCCGGTGCTGCCGCCTGGCCGCGCACCGGGCAGCAAGGAGTCGTGGCGTTTTCCCCCGCGCTGCGGCGTGTGCTCTGCGGGGTGGCTTTGTTATGGGCCGGCCATCTCATGGCGCAAGCGGTGCCCGCCAAACCCGCGCGGGGTCTGCAGCAGGATTCACCCTCCTGGGTCGAGCAGACCCTGCGCCGGATGTCCTTGCGTGAAAAACTCGGCCAGCTTTTTTTCTATTATCTGGACGCCGATTTCAAGCCGGAAAGTGATCCCAAGTTGCAGAACATTGAGCGGCTGGTCACGCAACATCATCTCGGTGGCCTGCATCTCTGGCGCGGTGAACCCTATGCCACGGCCCACCTCACCAACCGGTTGCAGGCGCTCAGCAAGCTGCCCTTGTTGTTCACGGCTGATTTGGAAAATGGCACGGCGCGTTTCGGCGGCACGGAATTTCCACCCAATATGGCGATTGCCGCCACCGGCGACGTCAAGCTGGCCTATGAAATGGGCCGGCATACGGCCGGCGAGGCACGCGCCCTGGGCATTGGCCTCACCTTCGCACCGGTGGTGGACATCAACAGCAATCCCGGGAATCCCATCATCAATGTGCGCGCTTTTGGCGAGGAGGCGGAGACGGTTTCCCGTTTTGCGGAAGCCTTCCTGCGCGGCTGCCGGCAGGGCGGGTTGCTGGCCACCGCCAAACATTTTCCCGGCCATGGCGATACCCGGCAGGATTCCCATCTCGAGCTGGCGTTGGTCGCAGCCGACAGCGCGCGTCTGGAACAGCTCGAACTCGTGCCATTCCGTCGCGCCATCGCCGCCGGTGTTGATTTCATCATGACCGCCCATGTCAACGTGCGCGGCTTCGCCATGAATCCCTACGCGCCCGCAACCCTTTCGCCGGAAATCCTCACCCAACTGCTGCGCGAACGGCTGCACTTCGAGGGCGTGATCATCACGGATGCGATGCACATGTGGGCGATCACCAGAAACTACACCGCTGCCTTTGCCACGGTCGCGGCGCTCAACGCCGGCGTGGATGTGATTCTGGCGCAGGAGGATGTTCCCGCGATGATCGCCGATCTCGAACGGCGGGTGCGCAGCGGCGAAATCGCGGAGGCGCGCATTGAGCAATCCGTGCGCCGCATTTTGCTGGCGAAAACCAGAATCGGGCTGCATCAGCAGCGCCGGGTGGAGCCCGCGGCGGTTGCCCGTTGGTTGCAGCGGCCGGAGGCGGTGCAGGCCGCGGAACAGGCCGCGGCGCGCAGTATTACGCTGTTGAAAAACGAGGGCGGCTTGCTGCCGCTCGCACCGGGGCAGCGCATGGTTGTGGTGAATCTTTGGGATGAGCCGCGCAGCTTTAATCACACCCCCTTTTTGCGCGAGCTGCAACGTTTCGTGCAGCCGGCGGCCGTGCTGTCTTTGCATCCCGGCAGTTCTGTGCCGGAAGTGGCCCGTGCCCTTGCCGCGGTGCGCCAGGCACAGGTGCAGGTATTGCCGGTATACGCGACCATTGGTTCCTGGAAGGGGCACATCGGCCTGCCCCGGGTGATGCAGCCCATGATCGATTCGCTGCTCGCCACCGGCGTGCCGGCCGCGGTGATCAGCATGGGCAATCCCTATGTCTATCCCCAGGTACAGCAGGCCGCAGCTTACCTGGTGGCCTATGATGATGAGACCCGCATGAGCCAGGCGGCCGCACGCGCCGTGGCCGGGGCCGCCGCCATCGCCGGCCGCCTGCCGATCACCATTCCGGGATTTTTTGCGCGCGGTGCCGGCCTCACGCTCGCCGCACGCGACCACGTGCCTCTCGTTGCGCCCGCCGCCATCGCACCCACCTTGCAGATGGCCTTTCCGGAGGAAGCCGGCATGACGAAAACGGGACTCGACTCGGTGCGTGCCCTGATGCAGCAGGCCGTGCGCGATTCCGTGTTTCCCGGCGCGGTGCTGCTGGTGGCGCGCCACGGCAAGATCGCGCTGCATGAAGCCTTCGGCACACTGGGCTATGGTGCGTTCAACCGGCCCACCCCGCTGCATGCGATTTATGACCTTGCCTCGCTCACCAAAGTCGTGGCCATGACCACCGCCTGCATGCTGCTCTACGAACGCGGCCGGCTCCAGCTCGACGAAAAAGTGCAAACCTATCTGCCCGAGTTTACCGGTCAGGACAAGGACAAAATCACCGTCCGCCATCTGCTCACGCACAGCGCGGGCCTGGTGGCCTTTCGGCTGTACTACCGCGATTATCGCACGCCGGAGGAGATCCTCAACACCATCCTGCGTGAGCCGCTCGAATATCCCACTGCCAGCAAAACCGTGTATTCCGACTTGAGTGCGATTTTGCTGGGCAAGATCGTCGAACGCCTGTCCGGCAAGACGCTCGATGCCTTTTGCCGCGACGAAATTTTCCGGCCGCTCGGCATGCACGACACCGGCTACCTTCCACCCGCCGAGTGGTTGCCGCGCCTCGCGCCAACGGAGTTCGACACGTGGACGGAAGGCCGCAAGGGAAGCTGGGTGCATGGCGTGGTGCATGATGAGAATGCCTACCGTCTCGGCGGGGTTTCCGGGCATGCCGGTTTGTTCAGCAGCGCCCGCGATCTTGCGGTGTTCCTGCAAATGCTGTTGAATGGCGGAAGCTATGGCGAAACGAAATTGCTCGAAGCGCAGACCATCGCGCAGTTCACCGCCCGCCAGGAAGTGGTCCCGGGCAGCAGCCGTGCGCTGGGCTGGGACACGGCGGACGGGCAAAATTCCGCTGGCACGTTGATGCGTCACAAAGCCTATGGCCACACCGGCTTCACCGGCACCTCATTGTGGACCGACCCCGAGCGCGGCCTGATCGTGGTGCTGCTCAGCAATCGCGTGCATCCCACCCGCGAAAACCGCCGCATTCTGTCGTTTCGTCCCCAACTGCATGATGCCGTCGTGCGCGCGATCCTTCCCTGA
- a CDS encoding response regulator: MKTILVVEDEKNLRLLYSQELKALGYQVIAAADGQSAREQTRNCKIDLAIVDIKLNGENGLDVLRDLMEENREMKVILNSAYSTYMSDFTSWSADAYLVKSSDLSQLKKKVRELTAQENSLYLI, encoded by the coding sequence ATGAAGACGATCTTGGTGGTCGAGGACGAAAAGAATTTGCGTTTGCTTTATTCCCAGGAATTAAAAGCATTGGGATATCAGGTGATCGCCGCCGCCGACGGGCAGTCGGCGCGCGAACAGACACGCAACTGCAAAATTGATCTGGCCATCGTCGATATCAAGCTCAATGGTGAAAATGGACTGGACGTGCTGCGCGATTTGATGGAGGAAAACCGCGAGATGAAAGTGATCTTGAATTCTGCCTACTCCACATACATGAGCGATTTCACCAGTTGGTCGGCGGATGCCTATTTGGTCAAATCCTCGGATTTGAGCCAGCTCAAGAAGAAAGTCCGGGAGCTTACCGCCCAGGAAAACAGCCTCTATCTCATTTGA